A genomic region of Friedmanniella luteola contains the following coding sequences:
- a CDS encoding GGDEF domain-containing protein, protein MRSTSLPIGALLWWGCLLFAVVALGVGAVGVSSVRGTAATAQHLADDELATLEVTTQLGHSSKNLQLGLQALALSPDRGRRVQLAGTIYNELMPATESALVELERVHGADHPTARAELTLLGQRWAGVRSLINSSRRPAGQPVDSAVADELADAFAPFDAQIEELAAGEQEDAAVDEAVAGRRQRRAESVIAGAVAAALLAIGGFGWFARWRFRRAAEPAHKQAQFSGALQLAESEEEAHGLLRRHLQRMVRGSEVTVLNRNNSADRLQAVTPLAPDSALRAGLEHAEPRSCLAVRSGAAHEEDHQGLLACAVCGGGAARSLCTPLTVGGEVIGAVLVGQVAAFDAATRERVRDSVGQAAPVLANLRNLALAEQRAATDSLTGLPNKRMVGDALKRLLAAATRSSTPLTLLMLDLDHFRAINERFGHPVGDQALANVGAALRSTLREGDFAGRNGGEEFMIALPDTDLEGGVVAAEKIRAAVAQVTMPGVDLKVTASIGVAAYPQHATSADRLERSADSALYVAKRSGRNRVEVATRPVERTVPDDARELASDGREPALVVAPSRGTSS, encoded by the coding sequence GTGCGCAGCACTTCCCTCCCGATCGGCGCCCTCCTGTGGTGGGGATGCCTCCTCTTCGCCGTGGTCGCGCTCGGAGTCGGCGCGGTCGGCGTCTCCAGCGTCCGGGGCACGGCCGCGACCGCCCAGCACCTGGCCGATGACGAGCTCGCCACCCTGGAGGTCACCACCCAGCTGGGCCACAGCTCCAAGAACCTGCAGCTGGGCCTGCAGGCCCTCGCCCTCAGCCCGGATCGCGGGCGGCGTGTGCAGCTCGCCGGGACGATCTACAACGAGCTGATGCCTGCCACGGAGAGCGCCCTGGTCGAGCTCGAACGGGTCCACGGGGCCGACCACCCGACGGCCCGGGCCGAGCTCACGCTCCTCGGGCAGCGGTGGGCGGGAGTGCGGAGCCTCATCAACTCCAGCCGACGACCGGCCGGTCAACCGGTCGACAGCGCCGTGGCGGACGAGCTCGCCGACGCCTTCGCACCCTTCGACGCCCAGATCGAGGAGCTGGCGGCGGGCGAGCAGGAGGACGCGGCGGTGGACGAGGCCGTCGCCGGCCGGCGGCAGAGGCGGGCCGAGTCGGTGATCGCGGGCGCCGTGGCCGCGGCGCTGCTGGCCATCGGCGGCTTCGGGTGGTTCGCGCGCTGGCGCTTCCGGCGCGCGGCCGAGCCGGCCCACAAGCAGGCGCAGTTCAGCGGCGCGCTCCAGCTCGCGGAGAGCGAGGAGGAGGCGCACGGCCTGCTGCGCCGCCACCTCCAGCGGATGGTCCGGGGGTCCGAGGTCACCGTCCTCAACCGCAACAACAGTGCCGACCGCCTGCAGGCCGTCACGCCCCTCGCCCCGGACTCGGCCCTGCGGGCCGGCCTGGAGCACGCTGAGCCGCGATCCTGCCTCGCCGTCCGCTCCGGAGCGGCTCACGAGGAGGACCACCAGGGCCTGCTCGCCTGCGCCGTCTGCGGTGGAGGTGCTGCCCGCTCTCTCTGCACCCCTCTCACCGTGGGTGGCGAGGTCATCGGGGCGGTGCTCGTCGGGCAGGTGGCCGCCTTCGACGCGGCGACCCGCGAACGGGTCCGCGACTCCGTCGGCCAGGCCGCCCCGGTCCTGGCCAACCTCCGCAACCTGGCGCTGGCGGAGCAGAGGGCCGCGACGGACTCGCTCACCGGGCTGCCGAACAAGCGGATGGTCGGGGACGCGCTCAAGCGCCTGCTGGCCGCCGCCACCCGCAGCTCCACGCCCCTCACCCTGCTGATGCTGGACCTGGACCACTTCCGCGCGATCAACGAGCGCTTCGGCCACCCCGTCGGGGACCAGGCGCTGGCCAACGTGGGCGCCGCTCTGCGGTCCACCCTCCGCGAGGGCGACTTCGCCGGACGGAACGGCGGCGAGGAGTTCATGATCGCGCTGCCCGACACCGACCTGGAGGGCGGGGTCGTGGCGGCCGAGAAGATCCGTGCGGCGGTGGCGCAGGTCACCATGCCGGGCGTCGACCTGAAGGTCACGGCCAGCATCGGGGTGGCGGCCTACCCCCAGCACGCGACCAGCGCCGACCGGCTGGAGCGGTCGGCCGACTCCGCCCTCTACGTCGCCAAGCGGTCCGGTCGCAACCGGGTGGAGGTGGCCACGCGTCCGGTCGAGAGGACCGTGCCCGACGACGCCCGCGAGCTGGCCTCCGACGGCCGCGAGCCGGCCCTCGTCGTCGCGCCGTCACGCGGCACGTCGTCGTAG
- a CDS encoding ABC-F family ATP-binding cassette domain-containing protein — protein MSASLVAKGLAGGYAHQTLFEELDLSVGPGDVVGVVGANGAGKSTLLRILSGALEPLAGTVSTAPGDAFVGWLPQEHERVPGETVAGYLARRTGAAEATAAMEATAAALGSDVPGADDAYALALDRWLASGAPDLDDRFPAVLADLGLDAGPDALMTSLSGGQAARAGLAALLLSRFDLVLLDEPTNDLDLAGLETLESFVRGLRSGVVLVSHDREFLSRVVTRVVELDLAQHQVAVHDGGYDAYLHEREVARRHAREAYEEFADKKSDLVSRMRTQREWSSQGVRNAIRKNPDNDKIRRKASVESSEKQGQKVRQMESRIARLEEVEEPRKEWALRFTVGAAPRSSSVVAVLDGAVLRRGDFTFGPVSLQVDARDRIGITGPNGAGKTTLLELLLGRLRPDEGRAALGASVAVGEIDQARTGLAEDLPLGTAFEAVVPSMDAGAIRTLLAKFGLKADQVTRLVGRLSPGERTRAALALLQARGVNLLVLDEPTNHLDLPAIEQLEQALASYDGALLLVSHDRRLLGNVSLDQSWSVEAGRVTVG, from the coding sequence GTGAGCGCATCTCTGGTGGCGAAGGGCCTGGCGGGTGGCTACGCGCACCAGACGCTGTTCGAGGAGCTCGACCTCAGCGTCGGGCCCGGGGACGTCGTCGGCGTCGTGGGGGCGAACGGGGCGGGCAAGTCGACCCTGCTCCGGATCCTCTCCGGGGCCCTGGAGCCGCTGGCCGGGACGGTGAGCACCGCGCCGGGCGACGCCTTCGTCGGCTGGTTGCCGCAGGAGCACGAGCGGGTGCCCGGCGAGACGGTCGCCGGCTACCTCGCCCGCCGGACCGGGGCCGCCGAGGCGACCGCGGCCATGGAGGCGACCGCCGCCGCGCTCGGCTCGGACGTCCCGGGCGCCGACGACGCGTACGCGCTCGCGCTGGACCGCTGGCTGGCCAGCGGCGCTCCCGACCTCGACGACCGCTTCCCGGCGGTGCTCGCCGACCTCGGCCTGGACGCCGGACCCGACGCCCTGATGACCAGCCTGTCGGGCGGCCAGGCCGCCCGCGCCGGCCTGGCCGCGCTGCTGCTCAGCCGCTTCGACCTCGTGCTGCTGGACGAGCCGACCAACGACCTGGACCTGGCCGGGCTGGAGACGCTCGAGTCGTTCGTCCGCGGGCTGCGCAGCGGGGTGGTGCTGGTCAGCCACGACCGGGAGTTCCTGTCCCGCGTGGTCACCCGCGTCGTCGAGCTGGACCTCGCGCAGCACCAGGTGGCGGTGCACGACGGCGGCTACGACGCCTACCTGCACGAGCGCGAGGTCGCCCGCCGGCACGCCCGCGAGGCCTACGAGGAGTTCGCCGACAAGAAGTCCGACCTGGTGTCGCGGATGCGCACGCAGCGCGAGTGGAGCTCCCAGGGCGTCCGCAACGCGATCAGGAAGAACCCGGACAACGACAAGATCCGCCGCAAGGCCAGCGTGGAGTCCTCGGAGAAGCAGGGCCAGAAGGTCCGCCAGATGGAGTCGCGGATCGCCCGGCTGGAGGAGGTCGAGGAGCCCCGCAAGGAGTGGGCGCTGCGGTTCACCGTCGGCGCCGCCCCGCGGTCGAGCTCCGTGGTCGCCGTCCTGGACGGCGCCGTGCTGCGCCGCGGGGACTTCACCTTCGGGCCGGTGTCGCTGCAGGTGGACGCGCGCGACCGGATCGGCATCACCGGACCCAACGGGGCGGGCAAGACGACGCTGCTGGAGCTGCTGCTCGGCCGGCTGCGGCCCGACGAGGGGCGGGCGGCGCTCGGGGCCTCGGTCGCCGTCGGCGAGATCGACCAGGCCCGCACCGGGCTGGCGGAGGACCTGCCGCTCGGCACCGCGTTCGAGGCCGTGGTGCCGTCGATGGACGCGGGCGCGATCCGCACCCTGCTGGCCAAGTTCGGCCTCAAGGCCGACCAGGTCACCCGGCTCGTCGGCCGGCTGTCGCCGGGGGAGCGGACGCGGGCCGCGCTGGCCCTGCTGCAGGCGCGCGGGGTGAACCTGCTCGTGCTCGACGAGCCCACCAACCACCTCGACCTGCCGGCCATCGAGCAGCTGGAGCAGGCCCTCGCCTCCTACGACGGGGCCCTGCTGCTGGTCAGCCACGACCGCCGGCTGCTCGGCAACGTCAGCCTCGACCAGAGCTGGTCGGTCGAGGCCGGCCGGGTCACCGTCGGCTGA
- the argE gene encoding acetylornithine deacetylase, with translation MPENSLPASLPWIERLVAIDTTSRNSNLELVEVLEEEMARLGLAPERIPDATGTKANLVLTLPAADGSTGGGVVLSGHTDVVPVDGQTWSSDPFVPEVRDGRLYGRGTADMKSFIAVIMHKLPELAAAALAEPVHLAFSYDEEVGCLGGAQIAAALGARPEPPRVCVVGEPSSMRVIAGHKSSNLVELAFHGRSAHSSLTPQGVNAIEYAARLVTAVRDLADQRRTEGPYDEAYVVPFTTAGVNVVSGGIATNTVPELCTVRYEFRTVAEDDPEAVIAEITAVARRLEAEMRAEHPSASVEVRVMAQVPSLDASPDGPAAQLAVELGGTASTDKVTYGTEAGQFAQAGIDAVVCGPGDIAQAHAADEYIELDQVVACEQFVDALLARLTRTDG, from the coding sequence ATGCCGGAGAACTCCCTGCCCGCCTCCCTGCCCTGGATCGAGCGGCTGGTCGCGATCGACACCACCAGCCGCAACTCCAACCTCGAGCTGGTCGAGGTGCTGGAGGAGGAGATGGCCCGGCTGGGCCTGGCCCCGGAGCGGATCCCGGACGCCACGGGCACGAAGGCCAACCTGGTGCTCACCCTGCCCGCGGCGGACGGCAGCACCGGCGGCGGGGTCGTGCTGTCGGGGCACACCGACGTCGTCCCCGTGGACGGCCAGACCTGGAGCAGCGACCCGTTCGTGCCCGAGGTGCGCGACGGGCGGCTCTACGGCCGCGGCACCGCCGACATGAAGTCGTTCATCGCGGTGATCATGCACAAGCTGCCGGAGCTGGCGGCCGCGGCGCTCGCGGAGCCGGTGCACCTGGCCTTCTCCTACGACGAGGAGGTCGGCTGCCTCGGCGGCGCCCAGATCGCGGCGGCGCTCGGCGCCCGGCCGGAGCCGCCGCGGGTCTGCGTCGTCGGCGAGCCGTCCAGCATGCGGGTGATCGCGGGCCACAAGTCCAGCAACCTCGTCGAGCTGGCCTTCCACGGCCGCTCCGCGCACTCCTCCCTCACCCCGCAGGGCGTCAACGCGATCGAGTACGCGGCCCGCCTGGTCACCGCCGTCCGCGACCTGGCCGACCAGCGCCGCACGGAGGGCCCGTACGACGAGGCCTACGTCGTCCCCTTCACCACGGCGGGCGTCAACGTCGTCAGCGGCGGCATCGCGACCAACACCGTCCCCGAGCTGTGCACCGTCCGCTACGAGTTCCGGACCGTGGCCGAGGACGACCCGGAGGCGGTCATCGCGGAGATCACCGCCGTGGCCCGCCGGCTGGAGGCCGAGATGCGGGCGGAGCACCCGTCCGCCTCCGTGGAGGTCCGGGTGATGGCCCAGGTGCCCAGCCTCGACGCGAGCCCCGACGGCCCGGCCGCGCAGCTGGCCGTCGAGCTCGGTGGCACGGCCTCGACCGACAAGGTCACCTACGGCACCGAGGCCGGCCAGTTCGCGCAGGCCGGCATCGACGCCGTCGTCTGCGGTCCGGGCGACATCGCGCAGGCGCACGCCGCCGACGAGTACATCGAGCTCGACCAGGTGGTGGCGTGCGAGCAGTTCGTCGACGCGCTGCTCGCCCGACTGACCCGCACCGACGGCTGA
- a CDS encoding MFS transporter: MSQTTATATTLTPEQRSTARRAVVASSMGNALEWFDIIVYASFAVVISRLFFPEAGGATGLLFTFGAFATSYLIRPLGALVLGSYADRSGRKAALTVTIAIMTVGTAIMAFAPTAATIGAAAGLVILLSRLLQGFSAGGEFGTATTFLVENAPHRKAFYASWQVATQGLAMLLASLFGFGLNYLLTTAQLDAWGWRIPFFFGLLVGPVGLYIRLKMDETPEFAAAEKVKSPVVRTLVDHTGRVLSAAAAVGLASISVYLILYMPTFAVSNLELPRYAGFLGGIISGLVSFVGVPFVGRLADRVGPLRIMLPAALVSLVLALPLFLLLVANPSVLVLTLVQVVLGIQMAFYFGPLPALLSFMYPTAIRTTGLSISYNLGVTLFGGFAPIILTWLIDASGSLLSPSYYFMAVAVVSITGLLVIRSRGYVHR; this comes from the coding sequence ATGAGCCAGACCACCGCCACCGCGACCACGCTGACGCCGGAGCAGCGGAGCACCGCCCGCCGCGCCGTCGTCGCCTCGTCCATGGGCAACGCCCTGGAGTGGTTCGACATCATCGTGTACGCCTCGTTCGCGGTGGTGATCAGCCGGCTGTTCTTCCCGGAGGCGGGCGGCGCGACCGGGCTGCTCTTCACCTTCGGCGCCTTCGCCACGTCGTACCTGATCCGGCCGCTCGGCGCGCTGGTGCTCGGCTCCTACGCCGACCGCTCGGGCCGCAAGGCGGCGCTGACGGTGACCATCGCGATCATGACCGTCGGCACGGCGATCATGGCCTTCGCCCCGACCGCCGCCACCATCGGCGCGGCGGCGGGCCTGGTCATCCTGCTGTCCCGGTTGCTGCAGGGCTTCTCGGCCGGTGGCGAGTTCGGCACGGCGACCACCTTCCTGGTGGAGAACGCCCCGCACCGCAAGGCCTTCTACGCCTCCTGGCAGGTGGCGACCCAGGGGCTGGCCATGCTGCTGGCCTCGCTCTTCGGGTTCGGGCTCAACTACTTGCTCACGACCGCCCAGCTCGACGCCTGGGGCTGGCGGATCCCCTTCTTCTTCGGCCTGCTGGTGGGCCCGGTGGGCTTGTACATCCGGCTCAAGATGGACGAGACCCCGGAGTTCGCCGCGGCGGAGAAGGTGAAGTCCCCGGTGGTGCGCACCCTCGTCGACCACACCGGCCGCGTGCTCAGCGCCGCCGCCGCCGTCGGGTTGGCCTCGATCTCGGTGTACCTGATCCTCTACATGCCCACCTTCGCCGTCAGCAACCTCGAGCTCCCCCGCTACGCCGGCTTCCTCGGCGGCATCATCAGCGGCCTCGTCAGCTTCGTGGGCGTGCCGTTCGTGGGCCGGCTGGCCGACCGCGTCGGGCCGCTGCGGATCATGCTGCCGGCGGCGCTCGTCTCGCTGGTCCTCGCGCTGCCGCTCTTCCTCCTCCTGGTGGCGAACCCGTCGGTGCTGGTCCTGACGCTCGTGCAGGTGGTGCTGGGCATCCAGATGGCGTTCTACTTCGGCCCCCTGCCGGCGCTGCTGTCCTTCATGTACCCGACGGCGATCCGCACCACCGGGCTCTCGATCTCCTACAACCTGGGCGTGACGCTGTTCGGCGGCTTCGCGCCCATCATCCTGACGTGGCTGATCGACGCCAGCGGCAGCCTGCTGTCCCCCAGCTACTACTTCATGGCCGTGGCCGTCGTGTCGATCACCGGCCTGCTGGTCATCCGGAGCCGGGGCTACGTGCACCGCTGA
- a CDS encoding Ldh family oxidoreductase, whose protein sequence is MNIPPEAFVRVEAAAMERFAAELGVAAGMPAQRATLLAELLTANDLRGVLSHGTQQLATYVRLVRDGSLNPAPEPAVVRETANSLLVDGDGGLGYFAAAEGTRRLLDKVADSDVAVLVTRQHGHFGAAGLYARMTLGHDVLCFVTSGHQLDLRPGDPVHSAAGGSPMAFTAPTGEEDPLVLDFGAMHDLYADSPHRDEIARLAPGLVHRAIGLGAVCQAWGGLLAGVPLDPVRAERRWPGANQGSMVVLLKIALFAEPEHFRAEMDAYVRAVWTLRPVTAGQGTYLPGGIEAERERAARAAGIPVGEEHRALLGAAAAELGVAAPW, encoded by the coding sequence GTGAACATCCCGCCGGAGGCGTTCGTCCGGGTCGAGGCTGCGGCGATGGAGCGCTTCGCCGCCGAGCTCGGGGTGGCGGCGGGCATGCCGGCGCAGCGGGCGACGCTGCTCGCCGAGCTGCTGACCGCGAACGACCTGCGCGGTGTGCTCAGCCACGGGACCCAGCAGCTGGCCACCTACGTCCGGCTGGTCCGGGACGGCTCGCTCAACCCGGCACCGGAGCCGGCCGTCGTCCGCGAGACCGCGAACAGCCTGCTCGTCGACGGCGACGGCGGACTCGGCTACTTCGCCGCCGCGGAGGGCACCCGACGGCTGCTCGACAAGGTCGCCGACAGCGACGTCGCCGTCCTGGTCACCCGGCAGCACGGGCACTTCGGGGCGGCCGGGCTGTACGCCCGCATGACGCTCGGCCACGACGTCCTCTGCTTCGTCACGTCCGGCCACCAGCTCGACCTGCGCCCCGGCGACCCGGTCCACAGCGCCGCCGGCGGCTCGCCGATGGCCTTCACCGCGCCGACGGGCGAGGAGGACCCGCTGGTCCTGGACTTCGGGGCGATGCACGACCTCTACGCCGACTCACCGCACCGGGACGAGATCGCGAGGCTCGCGCCGGGGCTCGTGCACCGGGCGATCGGGCTGGGCGCGGTCTGCCAGGCCTGGGGCGGGCTGCTGGCCGGCGTCCCCCTCGACCCGGTTCGCGCCGAGCGCCGCTGGCCCGGGGCCAACCAGGGGTCGATGGTGGTCCTGCTCAAGATCGCGCTGTTCGCCGAGCCGGAGCACTTCAGGGCCGAGATGGACGCCTACGTCCGCGCCGTGTGGACGCTCCGCCCCGTCACCGCCGGCCAGGGCACCTACCTGCCGGGCGGCATCGAGGCCGAGCGCGAGCGGGCCGCCCGCGCTGCCGGCATCCCGGTCGGGGAGGAGCACCGCGCCCTGCTCGGGGCGGCCGCGGCCGAGCTGGGGGTCGCGGCCCCCTGGTGA